The sequence TGCGCTTGAGGGATTGTTTGCCGTGAATATGTTGGGCAGGTCCGATTTCAGGTTTCGTCTGGCCGAACTGGAAAGAGCATTGCAAGAAACAAGGTTTCAGGTTTCCATTAAAGATTGTCTGTGCCTGCTGTACGGAGATGATTGGATGACCCGGCAAGAGCAGCGGGAAATCGAACAGCGGTCATGGGAACGGTTTTGTCGTTGGGCGTCGCAGTTCGCAGGAAAAGAAGAGTTGAAGATCTGGATCGAACAGCTAAGCGCCGGATTCGGGAGCGGCTACCGGGTGTTTCTGGAATGTTACAGGGATTACTGCGAGAAAGGGGACAGTCCGGATTGGGCAGTAGCTTTGGAGGCGTTGCATCAGTTGCCTGCACGTAATGAGCGGTTGCCCGTTTTTGCGGCACGGACGACAGGCGATCCGCACGGACTTGACCGCTCGACTTTGGCAGGAAGAATCTTTTATTGGGGCATGACAGCTTTGCAAAACCGGTACCGGCATGGATCGGAACCAGGCATACAGGAACCGGGCAGGACTGCCCCGCAGGAAGACAGCTTCGAAGAAACGAGATCAACGGATGAAGCGGATCCGACTTCTGACAATACATTGGAGAGTATTTCCCAAAGCGAGGTCATCAGGGCGCAGTACGCTCTCGCCGGGATTGTTTTGGATGACATAAGCTCGATTGTTTGGGTGGCGGGATGGGGTGAATATGCGAAAGACCCGGTGGCATTGCCGCTGCTGACCGTCGAACGCCTTGACACAGATACGTTGCCTTCCATATCAGAGGTTTTTGTGGTGGAGAACCCGTCCATTTTTGGCGCATTGGTGGATTGGGGGTTGCAAACGGGATCTTCATTGCCGTTTCCGCTTGTCTGCACAAGCGGTCAACCTTCCTTGGCTGCTCTGAGGCTGCTGGACAAGATTACGGATGGACAGTCCAGGATTTATTACAGCGGTGACTTTGACGTGAAAGGTTTGACCATGGCGGCCGGTCTTTCGCAAAGGTACGGAAGCAGGTTTATACCCTGGCGATTGGATGCCGAGACCTACCGGTCCGCTGTTCGGAGACACTTTCCCTCTTTTTCGGAGGCAGAGATTCAGGCTCTTGAGCGAATGCAGGTACCTTGGGATGACCGGCTTTTGAAAGTAATGCGAAATTCGGGAAGGAAACTGTTTCAGGAGCAGATTCTGGGCTTGCTTTTGGCTGATTGGGAAGCCCATAAGAATGGGTTAGGACAACCTTTTTGAACTGGAAGAAGAGCGGAATGGAACCTATAAAACGTGCCCGCCTTAAGGAGCGAAGATGCTACCGATTTGGCCCATTATATGGATCCTATGAACTCCAATCGATTTGAAGTCCGCAAAGAAACCCGTCAAAACGGCTCGATTGGAGAGAGAATTCCATTTTTTATTTGCAAACCGGATTTTAATCGCGTTTAAGTGGTAGGGGACCGCCGGGTACCCACGGTCAAGATCACCTTCATGAAATTCAGGAGGTGATCTATGGTATATTATCCGTGTAGGGAGAAGTGTAAAAATTTTATTCTTCACTGTTTGCCATATGTTTTATACGGGAAACGGGAATACTACCTTAGTGAAAGAGGGGGATAAGTTATTTCGAGGATACCGACCACTTTTCAACAAGAAATCAATCCTCGAAGAAAACGTGGAATCGATACTTTCTGAAAAACGCGCAAACCCGCACCACAACTGGTTTTTATGATGGTTTACGCGGTCGGTTACAACTGAGACCCGAGCAACAAGGGGACTGAAAGCCAACAAGACCCATCTTGTCAACGCCTATGTGTGTGTTACAACTGAGACCCGAGCAACAAGGGGACTGAAAGATGTACGGAAACAAAACGCACATGAGAACAAGAAACCAGTTACAACTGAGACCCGAGCAACAAGGGGACTGAAAGGGAGCAATTTGCGGACGAGGTGATCCCTCTGCTGTAGTTACAACTGAGACCCGAGCAACAAGGGGACTGAAAGTATTTCTAGAATTTTTCCATTTTCATCAAAGTAATCGTTACAACTGAGACCCGAGCAACAAGGGGACTGAAAGTTAACAATGCGGCGCATCTGGCAACTGTCCGTGCGTTACAACTGAGACCCGAGCAACAAGGGGACTGAAAGCTATGGTTTTTGGTATTATCACCGCAGTTTAAAAAATGTTACAACTGAGACCCGAGCAACAAGGGGACTGAAAGATATGAACCACAACCGGGGGAGCTTGTTTTCCGAATCGTTACAACTGAGACCCGAGCAACAAGGGGACTGAAAGTGCCAAGAATTTCACCATGTAACCATTCTGATTGTCTTGTTACAACTGAGACCCGAGCAACAAGGGGACTGAAAGCAGAAGCATTAGGACTTGTAAAATGCGATCTCCTTGTTACAACTGAGACCCGAGCAACAAGGGGACTGAAAGAAAAAAAATTCCATTGGGGTCTAAGGTGATAATTGAGGTTACAACTGAGACCCGAGCAACAAGGGGACTGAAAGTAGAGGGCATAGCTCCTCTTCTTCGTTTATTGACGTGTAGGTTACAACTGAGACCCGAGCAACAAGGGGACTGAAAGTAAGGCACGATGATGGGGACCACAAGTTTACCTGCAGTTACAACTGAGACCCGAGCAACAAGGGGACTGAAAGTTGGTGCAGTCAACAAAGCCGGAGATACGATGACGGTTACAACTGAGACCCGAGCAACAAGGGGACTGAAAGGGTTTCACATTTCCACCACAAATACAACTCCATGCTCGTTACAACTGAGACCCGAGCAACAAGGGGACTGAAAGCTACAGGTTCAAAATCTTTGAGAGAAGTTTCGTAGGTAGTTACAACTGAGACCCGAGCAACAAGGGGACTGAAAGTCTTGAGATCAATGGATTGGATTCGGAACAACACTGGTTACAACTGAGACCCGAGCAACAAGGGGACTGAAAGTGAACAGATGGTAGCACCTGTGATTTTCGGCAAAGTTACAACTGAGACCCGAGCAACAAGGGGACTGAAAGAGAAGGGTTGTTGGCTGCTCTTGAGCGATTCAAACAGTTACAACTGAGACCCGAGCAACAAGGGGACTGAAAGTAAGGCACGATGATGGGGACCACAAGTTTACCTGCAGTTACAACTGAGACCCGAGCAACAAGGGGACTGAAAGAAACGAATTTCATCGATGGAAAGACCAACCTAATCGTCGTTACAACTGAGACCCGAGCAACAAGGGGACTGAAAGCTCGCATTCTTTACAGATGTTGATTGTCCGTATTACTGTTACAACTGAGACCCGAGCAACAAGGGGACTGAAAGTACCAGGCGTTCTTTCCTCTGATACCTCTCTTCGGCCTGTTACAACTGAGACCCGAGCAACAAGGGGACTGAAAGAAAGTGGCAGCATCATCCAGCCGTTGTCCAAAGAGGCGTTACAACTGAGACCCGAGCAACAAGGGGACTGAAAGTATGTAGCGATTGGCTTTAAGTCAGTAAAATCGAACGTTACAACTGAGACCCGAGCAACAAGGGGACTGAAAGAAAAACTGAAGGAGATTGAGGATGCGGTCCAGGAACGTTACAACTGAGACCCGAGCAACAAGGGGACTGAAAGAATTCATCCGATCGACATGAGCCTGGTATGAGTGAGTTACAACTGAGACCCGAGCAACAAGGGGACTGAAAGGAGTTTAAAATACTCACGTGGATCAGACTACTTTGTTGTTACAACTGAGACCCGAGCAACAAGGGGACTGAAAGAGTTTGGATAGTCCGGATTGCCGCTGACGAAGGCTCGTTACAACTGAGACCCGAGCAACAAGGGGACTGAAAGCATTGGTTAAAGTCAGACTCAAGTTTGACACCAAACCACTACCTGTGAATAACTGAGTGCCATAAGTACAAGGATTATCCACATTTTTTGTGTTTTTCGTAGCTGCTCCGTAGTGTTATGTGGATAACTTTTTGTGTTTCTTTTTATTGAAATAAATGGTATTCTATTAATGCTATGTTTATTCGAATCAACAAACAGAAAAACAAGGATGGTTCCATCCGTCAATATCTTCAACTTTGCCAGACATTCCGTGTCGATCAGAAAGTTCGTCAGCAAACGCTCTTGACTCTCGGGAGGTTGGAAGATTTACAACAAGGCTCGCTCGATACCCTAATCGAGGGGTTGGCTAAATTTTCAGAGCGTTATGCACAACGGATTCATGGGCAGGGGGCTTCTTCTGTCGCTGTCTTGTGGACGAAAGAGTTTGGACCGGTGTATCTCTTTCGCAAGATCTGGGAGCAACTTGGTATGGGGCGATTCCTGCGGAAACTACTGGATGATGTAGAGGTTGCCGTTCAGTACGAGGAAGCCATTTTTGCGATGGTTCTCAACCGGCTGATGGATCCCTTCAGCAAGTACCGCATCTTTCGGCAGTGGGTACAGACTGTCTATGCGCAGGGATTAGATGAAATCCAACTGCACCACTATTATCGTGCCCTGGATTTTCTGGCTGAGTACAAAGATTTGATTGAACAGCAGCTTTACGGCAGGCTCACCGATCTCACTACGCTGGATCTCGATTTGGTGTTTTACGACACCACCAGCACCTACTTTGAAGGGGATGAAACCGACGAGCTTGCCCAATACGGATATTCCAAGGATCATCGAGGGGATCGGAAGCAGGTGGTCATCGGTCTGCTGATGACCAAACAAGGAATTCCGATTGCCCATCAAGTATTCCCCGGCAACCTGCATGACACCAAAACCTTTGGCAGGGTCATCGAGGATTTGAAAAAACGGTTCTCCGTTCGAAAAGTGATTCTTGTGGGAGACCGGGGAATGGTGAGTGAAACCAACTTGGAACAAATCCGTACTCTGGGCATGGAATATGTTGTGGGCGTTAAACTCCGCAAGTCTCAACAGGCGCAAGAGTTGCTCTCCATCCGTGGCCGATACAAGAAAATCCGGAAGAACCTCGAAATCAAGTCGAAGGAAATCAACGGAGAGACCTATGTTCTTTGCTACAATCCGGATGCAGCCGTACGGGATGAAACCTCCCGGAAAGTGATCCTGGAGAAATTGCAAAGCAAGCTGGATCAATTGGGACCTTCCGGACTTGTGAAGAATCGGGCGTACTCCAAATATCTCACCATTGATAAAGCATCCGCCCGGATAGACGAAACAAAAGTCGAAGAAGATGCCAAGTTCGACG comes from Effusibacillus lacus and encodes:
- a CDS encoding TIGR02679 family protein, encoding MSPSGTNTECLAFLRQPGLQRMWPLVRKKYESYGRIAGTIRLSGLREEERDALEGLFAVNMLGRSDFRFRLAELERALQETRFQVSIKDCLCLLYGDDWMTRQEQREIEQRSWERFCRWASQFAGKEELKIWIEQLSAGFGSGYRVFLECYRDYCEKGDSPDWAVALEALHQLPARNERLPVFAARTTGDPHGLDRSTLAGRIFYWGMTALQNRYRHGSEPGIQEPGRTAPQEDSFEETRSTDEADPTSDNTLESISQSEVIRAQYALAGIVLDDISSIVWVAGWGEYAKDPVALPLLTVERLDTDTLPSISEVFVVENPSIFGALVDWGLQTGSSLPFPLVCTSGQPSLAALRLLDKITDGQSRIYYSGDFDVKGLTMAAGLSQRYGSRFIPWRLDAETYRSAVRRHFPSFSEAEIQALERMQVPWDDRLLKVMRNSGRKLFQEQILGLLLADWEAHKNGLGQPF
- a CDS encoding IS1634 family transposase; the protein is MFIRINKQKNKDGSIRQYLQLCQTFRVDQKVRQQTLLTLGRLEDLQQGSLDTLIEGLAKFSERYAQRIHGQGASSVAVLWTKEFGPVYLFRKIWEQLGMGRFLRKLLDDVEVAVQYEEAIFAMVLNRLMDPFSKYRIFRQWVQTVYAQGLDEIQLHHYYRALDFLAEYKDLIEQQLYGRLTDLTTLDLDLVFYDTTSTYFEGDETDELAQYGYSKDHRGDRKQVVIGLLMTKQGIPIAHQVFPGNLHDTKTFGRVIEDLKKRFSVRKVILVGDRGMVSETNLEQIRTLGMEYVVGVKLRKSQQAQELLSIRGRYKKIRKNLEIKSKEINGETYVLCYNPDAAVRDETSRKVILEKLQSKLDQLGPSGLVKNRAYSKYLTIDKASARIDETKVEEDAKFDGKYAIRTNSSLTPDEAALVYKELWRVEQAFRNLKDNLELRPMYHRRESRIRGHIMVCFLALVMESYLALRLKETGCTMSVKDVLHDVSQMKASLIRVEGQEQIIRTELHGEANAAFVAIGTQAPPRVLTNTLQ